The region TTCTTCAAGATGTCATGATATTTTTGCTCAGATGCATTTGTTCTTTTGGAAAAATCACCAACTGTGTCGACAATCATACTTGTATAAGTAAATAAGTCCCAAACAGCCGGAATGTTCTTAGCAACAGAAACAACCACCGAATGCAACTGATGGGCAAAGTGATGAATACAAAAGGCAAAAGGATTTTCATTTCGAATAAGCTCCTTCAAGTCATTAAATTCTCCCCTCATGTTGGAAACTCCACCATATGATTGACCTCGTAATTTAGAAATAGACAAACCATGACGAGCAAATACTGCTTTTAATGAGCCGAAAGAAGTGTCACCAATAGTCTCAATGGCAAGAAACCTTTCAATTACCTCGCCATTCTTATCCACAAACCTCAAGAATACCACCATTTGTTGCTTCATGAACTCATCCCAAACTTCATCAATAAGAATGGAAAAATTACGATCTCCAAGTTCAGTGAGCATGATTGATGTTATTTGTGAAGCACAAGCTTTGACCAATTCCTTTTGAATTTGGGGAGAAGTCACTTGGTTATAATCGTGAGCATTACTATCAATAATATTTCTCACACTTTCATTACAGTCCGCATACCATGTCATCATCTCTAGAAAATTTCCCTTGTTTGAAGAGATAGAAGACTCATCACTACAAAATGCAAGACCCTGCAACAGGAGAATGCGAACAACATGTAACACTACTGTCAAACGAGTGTGATAAGTAACTTCCATTTCAGGATTTTGAGCTATCAAAGCAAGCGACATGTTTTGATGTTGATTCTGGAAGTCCTCACAATCACATCTTGCACTATTATGGATACTGCTAACTCCGCCAACATGTTCATTAAAAGATTCAATTGCCTTTTTCCAATTATTAAACCCTTTACTCGTAAAAGCTGTACTTCTTGAAGAAGGACGAGCAAAGAGATAACAATACAAACAATAAGCGGAGTCTTTTTCATCGCTATACTCTAACCACGGAAATTTTCTGAACCATACTGCTTGAAAACTCCTCATGTTTTTCCCTTGTTTTTTCTTAGGAAAATCAAAGCGATATGGTTGACACGGACCTTTCGACAGGTACGCCATCCTGACATGATCTCTAATTGACACATCATAGCTCTCAATATAGTTTCGAACCCCCGGATCGACAACGAGTTCATCGGGATTGAACTCCACACGACTTCTCTTCTGTGGAATATTGATGATGGCTTCAGAAGATGATGACATACTTGAGTCAAGATTCTTAGGTTCGATTTTGAAAAAATCCATCAAACCTTTATTTCTTGATTTATCTAAAACAAATATTCCAAACAAATCATGTGAGTTTActtattaaaaacatataattattcACTTAttcacaaaacaaattcatCAATTCACTCATACAAAATAGCAACTGTTTTACAGCAAATAAAataacacatttctgaaaaaaatactttaaaaagaACTAATCAAGACTTGATTTGATCTTACTATATAATGAACTTACCATTCATCAGAATTTGATTGTGCAATTGCAAAAGATGAGTAAAATAACTTGCGGGTTGCTGTTAGAAGCTCacaaatttgaagaaaaaaatagcTTCTTGGTAAATAACAGGTTAAAGATTGAAGATTTCCGATCAGGCAACGGCGGCCGGCGGACATAGCATCACTGGCAGAGTATTGTTTGTGTTATGAGAATTTGGCTTCTATTTTCTTCAAAGAGTGCTTATTTTCCAaagcttttattttcttttcaaaatcaCAATAGTTTTGGTTAAACATAGTTTTaagtctaattttaattttaattaaaaaatataattttaaaactatttaacaaataaaagaattattaccTAATATTCAAGCTCATATACGAgctattttgtatttatacatACACAAATTAGCTCATTATATGCAAATGTAAACAAGTCGAACACtattatattcaaatttaaattatttatatatataccaACGTAAAGTGAAGTTCAAGGTCAAGTTGTTTAGATTAACAAATTCTCATAAATTTTTCGGTTTGTTTACCATCGTTGTAAGAATAGAATAAaagatagaataaaaaaataacttactCCATCAAAAAATAACTTACTCCATCAACTTAACAAAgatctaaaaaggtaaattcaTAGTTTTTTAGTAAAAGATGCTAAATTACATTATCGAATCATttgaatttaaacaaaaagaTATATGTTTTACACATCGAAATAGTATActacaattaaatattattatttttgttaacaaATATCTTCAAAATATCAAACTTTTTCTTTTGAgatcaacaataataaaactGTTCGCAATCGCCTAATTTAGTCTGTTTTTGGGAGTGCGTTGATTATAAGTAAATAatcactttttttatataaaattcaggtCCTATAAGTGGTTTCCACATTGACaacaaaattgattaaatttcaaaattagataaaattagcACTCAAACCTACAAAACGAGTtaaactttttttgaaaaatttgattataattgatCACAAAatgtaaatgtttgttatttttaagatattaaacttttgtttataaGTATTCCCCATCACCAAATGTAATATAGACTAGTATAATTTTACGTGTTGTTTTATAGCGTGACTcgtcaatttaaaataaatgacttACCGATTGCtagttaaatattaaaagtgatctatttaattataactttccataattatattagtttaattactttaaaCAAATGGTATAAATCTTTATTTCTCAGATTGTAATATTTACATATAATTCAATTAGTTTACGTATTAGCGGCTTGCACATAGTTTTGTATTTAATGCTAAAATCATCCAAAACCGAATATGAGACTGGATCACCTCAAGTCCAAAATTTCATTCATTTTTCTCAAGTACATTTAGATGtttgatatttaaataaaatgatcaaattgaagaaattaaaagtcattttgcttaaatgttaaaaatctaattgaacttaaaaaaaatggagggaatTTGAACTTGAAAGGAGCCATTTCCAAATACATaaaccataaaataaaattacaagtaaattatataaaactaatttaataatttaatttttttatttcatttattataattagtgaaagtttaattttataattaatatgccTAATCACtgaaaaaaccctcacctttatattttttttcaactctaccctaacgttgaaaagttgtcaattttataccacttttgaattttccgttttcaattgtacaccaattttttaatttttattattttctttacttaaatgataaaatcattcaattaactaagtctaaaaataaaataattttttttataatattaagttccaaataaaaaaaaccattcATGTTTGAATTGAAATAAATCTCACATGTATACTATATGCCGTACACATCTGCGGATGTGAAAATAAAATCTGCGGAATCAAAGGGtacattttgtcattttttgtaacattatataccactttaaaacaaaacaagcaTTAAGGATCGGAGTTAAAAATCGAACCTTACCACTAACactaatagttattttaatttttaattatatttcataaaataaaagaacattaaataaaacatatttttataaatagtttgttttaattaatactCTCACTCTAATAATCATctcaataatttttcaaaaaaataataatcatcttaataatttttaatttttaattatattttataaaaaaaaatatgaatccTCTAACTGTATTAGTTATCTCGATGATTCTGTTAAGTTATCATACATTATCCCATACAATTACAAATAGACATATAAAATTGCAATAATAGTCTTTATCaagatttatatatttaaataatttataaatattaaaaattattaaaaatgtaagaaatttaattttaataagaatttaTAAAGTTAAAAAGATACTCGAAATGAGgtctaacaatttttttaaattaaaacttttgcattttttatcaattacgaccaaaccttttaaattttacaattatatctaaatattCACattaaattttggcttaatgtcttaaaattatcaaactctTTCAAATGAGGTAGATTataatcaaacttttcaaaacaccAACTTTAACCCATTTTCACCAAGTACTTTTCAATTTGTTCCAATTATGATCATTTCGTCAATAacttttaaattctaataagtgtttttcaaataaaatatgattaaatttggttagaattgaaaatatttgaaaatgttagaattgaaaaagaataaacgattggctaaaattgaaatatactgATTAAAAATGGGTTAATTGGTTTTTTAAAAGGTTAGAGGAAGGGAGGGAGGGAGGTGGAGtgatgtgtgtgtgtgtgtgtatgtcAAAACCTGCAAAATGAAAGGCAATAGAAATTgaaactaaatttttatatcTAT is a window of Mercurialis annua linkage group LG2, ddMerAnnu1.2, whole genome shotgun sequence DNA encoding:
- the LOC126670457 gene encoding uncharacterized protein LOC126670457, whose product is MNDKSRNKGLMDFFKIEPKNLDSSMSSSSEAIINIPQKRSRVEFNPDELVVDPGVRNYIESYDVSIRDHVRMAYLSKGPCQPYRFDFPKKKQGKNMRSFQAVWFRKFPWLEYSDEKDSAYCLYCYLFARPSSRSTAFTSKGFNNWKKAIESFNEHVGGVSSIHNSARCDCEDFQNQHQNMSLALIAQNPEMEVTYHTRLTVVLHVVRILLLQGLAFCSDESSISSNKGNFLEMMTWYADCNESVRNIIDSNAHDYNQVTSPQIQKELVKACASQITSIMLTELGDRNFSILIDEVWDEFMKQQMVVFLRFVDKNGEVIERFLAIETIGDTSFGSLKAVFARHGLSISKLRGQSYGGVSNMRGEFNDLKELIRNENPFAFCIHHFAHQLHSVVVSVAKNIPAVWDLFTYTSMIVDTVGDFSKRTNASEQKYHDILKKLEADDSLIGRDKYQETSFARPSDTRWGSYYVTLIRLMCMWDSVLWVLEKVHEDGFLFGHRESAGSLIEKMESFQFVFVLHFMRKILGTSHVLSNSLLHRNIATAMNLIDYFKEVLQKLREDGWDALLQEVVIFCQKMHIPVPDMEEHLPIPGRSRRVGQTITYHHHYRNEIFLAVIDLLVVEMNNRFSETSNVLLGYISCLDPSNSFARFDQHKLISFAMLYSDDFSSTDMSILKDQLQTYICDVRKSSDFTSCHDLASLARKMVQTYRHLVFPLVYRLIELALILPVATSSVERAVSSMNIIKTELHDMTRDEWINDRMVCYIESGIFAAIDDEDILQHF